A part of Helicobacter himalayensis genomic DNA contains:
- a CDS encoding glycosyltransferase family 10 domain-containing protein — MSVENKERVRIHFTDGCAQYWFESYLPEGYVLDSKNPDFIFYSVFGNEHIKYDGVRIFYTAENLRADFNFCDYAISFDYLNFEDRHLRYPCYLFAQSFREVAKNEQNSAYNYGKEVCARKFCSFVVSNGKADSIREEFFELLGAYKRVDSGGKYKNNIGVCVGDKQAFLSQYKFNIAFENSQTNGYLTEKIFDAKAAGTLPIYWGDMSASCELGGGGILNAKAFVNISDFANLKEAVEFIKYLDSNDEVYLTMLNAPLLINPRHAQELDSKLAQFLDAIFSQGRKRAYRRGFGQWRCNIEMRYKKFQRARAVVINLTKALRFTLKAPLLVFKLPILAFKALLGKEK; from the coding sequence ATGAGCGTAGAAAATAAAGAGCGCGTTAGAATCCATTTTACCGATGGTTGCGCGCAGTATTGGTTTGAGTCGTATTTACCGGAAGGTTATGTGCTAGATTCTAAGAATCCAGATTTTATTTTTTATAGTGTTTTTGGGAATGAACATATTAAATATGATGGCGTGCGGATTTTCTACACTGCTGAAAATCTCCGCGCGGATTTTAATTTTTGCGATTACGCGATAAGCTTTGATTATCTCAATTTTGAGGATAGACATTTGCGTTATCCTTGCTATCTTTTTGCACAGAGTTTTAGGGAAGTTGCAAAAAACGAGCAAAATAGCGCATATAACTATGGCAAAGAAGTCTGTGCGCGCAAATTTTGCTCCTTTGTGGTGAGTAATGGCAAGGCAGATTCTATCCGTGAGGAATTTTTTGAGCTTTTGGGTGCATATAAACGCGTAGATTCTGGTGGGAAATATAAAAATAATATTGGCGTGTGTGTGGGTGATAAGCAGGCGTTTTTAAGTCAATATAAATTTAATATAGCTTTTGAAAATTCCCAAACAAATGGTTATTTGACTGAAAAAATCTTTGATGCCAAAGCCGCTGGCACACTCCCCATTTATTGGGGTGATATGTCTGCAAGTTGCGAACTCGGGGGGGGGGGCATTCTCAACGCTAAGGCATTTGTAAATATTTCAGACTTTGCAAATCTTAAAGAAGCGGTGGAATTTATAAAATATTTAGATTCTAATGATGAGGTGTATTTGACAATGCTAAATGCGCCTTTGTTGATAAATCCTAGACACGCACAAGAGCTTGATTCTAAGCTTGCGCAGTTTTTAGACGCAATTTTTTCTCAAGGGCGCAAGCGCGCTTATCGCAGGGGCTTTGGGCAATGGCGTTGCAATATAGAGATGCGCTATAAAAAATTCCAACGCGCAAGAGCTGTGGTAATCAATCTCACAAAAGCCCTGCGCTTTACCCTCAAAGCTCCATTGTTAGTTTTCAAACTTCCGATTTTGGCATTCAAAGCATTGCTGGGCAAAGAGAAATAA